A part of Daphnia pulex isolate KAP4 chromosome 6, ASM2113471v1 genomic DNA contains:
- the LOC124196141 gene encoding uncharacterized protein LOC124196141, producing MVPSAISGLLVVTYTAPVELDESDSQKLRFESAYSVKREEEESKKQIERKYEGVVPIKFHSYSGNSGAVDGTDGLKVVSNANLNRETRAHFPTSPPMPEHKLKYEMNPIDGDLSVTEKKDDGSYSFSISESGSQRQVGPKPKDIGNVNRESYSDSILDNTAVNWVADENGIQVPSDHLLDSPPTDGGVGKMLADLKK from the exons ATGGTACC TTCAGCAATTTCGGGTCTGCTGGTCGTCACTTACACTGCCCCGGTCGAATTAGACGAGAGCGACAGCCAGAAACTTAGATTTGAAAGTG CATACAGCGTCAAGcgggaggaggaagaaagtaaaaaacaaatcgaacgGAAATACGAAGGTGTCGTGCCGATAAAATTTCACTCTTACAGCGGTAATAGCGGTGCGGTTG ATGGCACCGACGGTCTAAAAGTCGTTAGTAATGCAAATTTAAACAGAGAAACCCGCGCACATTTTCCCACATCTCCCCCAATGCCCGAGCACAAACTAAAATACGAGATGAATCCAATAGATGGCGATCTCTCAGTCACCGAGAAAAAAGACGACGGTAGTTACTCTTTCAG CATTTCCGAGAGTGGCAGCCAAAGACAAGTTGGACCGAAACCAAAGGATATTGGCAATGTTAACCGCGAATCTTACTCGGACTCCATTCTCGATAACACCGCCGTCAACTGGGTTGCCGACGAAAACGGAATCCAAGTCCCCAGTGACCATTTGCTCGATTCTCCCCCGACAGATGGAGGCGTCGGAAAAATGCTCGCCgatttaaagaaataa
- the LOC124195586 gene encoding skin secretory protein xP2-like, protein MNPLILVTFLVAAASTAPTNLVNPAVPCAHGVAAVAYAAAAPVPYPAALTYAVPEPVQVAVQPQITYDFPVPVSAPAPAPAPVAVAVPAPITVEYDFPAPIAASAPAPVVVAAAPVAVAAPVKIEYDFPAPISAPAPAPVVPVAAPVALPAPVKIEYDFPAPISAPAPAPVVVAAPAPITYTGPAPVKVEYDFPAPISAPAPAPVVAVAAPVAYAAPAPVVQVAAPVKVEYDFPAPISAPAPAPVPVAVAAPAPIASARTVSEITPQVTAQHPTKVNVEKFPVEVPVAAPDAQPVPVPIAPEYEIHQNHAAAANSIVCVNFPCPRY, encoded by the exons ATGAACCCTTTG ATTTTGGTCACTTTTTTGGTTGCCGCCGCATCGACCGCACCGACTAACTTGGTCAACCCGGCCGTCCCGTGTGCCCATGGAGTCGCTGCCGTGGCCTATGCCGCCGCTGCCCCAGTCCCTTACCCGGCTGCCCTGACCTACGCCGTCCCTGAGCCCGTCCAGGTTGCCGTTCAACCCCAAATCACTTACGATTTCCCCGTTCCAGTATCTGCTCCTGCTCCAGCTCCTGCCCCAGTAGCCGTTGCGGTACCAGCACCAATTACGGTTGAATACGACTTCCCTGCACCAATTGCTGCctcagcaccagcaccagttgttgttgctgctgctccagtAGCTGTTGCCGCTCCAGTCAAAATTGAATACGACTTCCCCGCTCCCATTTCGGCCCCAGCACCAGCCCCAGTAGTCCCGGTTGCTGCTCCCGTTGCCCTGCCGGCACCAGTCAAGATCGAGTACGACTTCCCTGCACCCATCTCTGCTCCAGCTCCGGcaccagttgttgttgctgccccAGCACCAATCACCTATACCGGACCTGCACCAGTTAAGGTTGAATACGACTTCCCAGCTCCTATCTCCGCCCCGGCCCCAGCCCCAGTCGTCGCTGTTGCTGCTCCCGTTGCTTATGCCGCACCAGCTCCAGTCGTCCAGGTTGCCGCTCCCGTCAAAGTTGAATACGACTTTCCCGCACCCATCTCTGCTCCTGCTCCCGCTCCCGTACCAGTAGCTGTTGCTGCTCCAGCCCCAATTGCTTCCGCCCGCACCGTCTCCGAAATCACGCCCCAGGTGACCGCCCAACACCCGACCAAAGTCAACGTTGAAAAGTTCCCCGTTGAGGTGCCCGTCGCCGCTCCTGACGCCCAGCCCGTCCCAGTTCCAATTGCTCCCGAATACGAAATCCACCAGAATCACGCAGCAGCTGCCAATTCCATTGTCTGTGTCAATTTCCCCTGTCCCCGCTATTAA